Genomic window (Magnolia sinica isolate HGM2019 chromosome 6, MsV1, whole genome shotgun sequence):
GTGCTATCTGTTATTTGTGGAACTTTTAAGCCTTTCTGTCATTATTATCGCAATTAAGTAAATCTACATATCtctcgattttattttatttttctaaaactaaagcTTCATTATCAAAACCTTTGCTTCGGGGTGACatattgaaatttaaattattacTTTGTTGATAATCTAGACATttgccagtttttttttttttttttttggcatggcTCCACTGGTTCTCATATAATGTTTTTCTATGTTGCTCTGGAATGCTCTAGCTGTTTCATCTATGACAAAAACAATTGAGCAAGATTTGGGAGAAAAATTAGCCTCAGACTAGTCAATGGAAGCTTTAGCTTGTGGAAAGGCTATGGGTTTCTTTTTACTACCCGAGCATGCTTTACAGCATGAGGAGTCCAAGTGAACTCAAGCGAAGATAGCACAGTTGAGCTCAGCACTTTATTCTccatgagtttttattttttattttttaattttttgcacgTAGCTTTCTTTACCCACTCCCAGGATgtcattttctgtctatgtgctgtctttttttcttttttcttttattattattattattatttatacatCTTTCTATATTTTTGGTTCATTTGACCATGTTAGCAATTATTCATTTTGTTTTAAAGAAAAGGCTACTAGTGTAGTTCCAATTCACTGTGTTTTCAAAGGTTAGGGTTGTGGGAATTGGCAATCTTCTTTCGCTTCCAGGTTTTAGGGGATTTAATATTCTTTTCCCAGCAAGGAAAGAAGCTACATATATGTTTGGTTGCTTCCCTTCATTATATGTCTAGAAGCATGTTTGCCTGAGAAGTATGGGCTTTGACCAAAGTGGTTGGTCCTTGTTGTATGGGCTTTAGTTGTTGTATTTTGCCTTGAGCCCTTTTGGTGTTCCTGTCAATAAAAATTTTTGTtacctttaaaaaagaaaaatgcctaAATCTGAGAAGTAGAAATATGTTCTCATGTATTAGTCAGTTCATAACTTCATATTTTGATGTTTCTTCAAGACAACTAGCTAAATGATTTTATATTTGCTGGGGCAGATCGATAAACTACAGAATACTTTTCACCTATGGGAAAAGACCCCTTCAAATACTGGAGAGCGAGTTCATCTCCTGAAAGAGCTCACCGCCAGCTGTGAAAGCATTGAATGGCAGGTATTGTAGCAAAAATTGTAAGAATTTTTCGTGGGATCAATTTCCACCTGTTTCTCAGGTTTGAGAAAATTTCAGCATTTCCAAATTTGTCACTATCAACTGCTCTGTTTTTTTTCCCCTGGGGGTCATGgcataaatttattattttatcatcctctttcattcatttttttttccttttttcttggaCAATCAGATGTTAGCTTCCTGACCAACTAACAGTTCTCCTGTTATCTCCATATGCAAATTTATGGAAAGCTGCATTTTAATCTCGATTCTTTGAAAATACCTCTGTTGCTGAACAGTTAGCTTCTTGATAGGAAGGTAGATGAATTGGATAAGGCTATTTCAGTAGCAGCGAAAGATCCTTCCTGGTATGGCATCAACGAAGTCGAGCTTGATAAAAGGAGGAGATGGACCAGCACTGCTCGTACACAAGTATAGTCTATTTCCTTTATGAAATTTTAATTGAGCTCATTCTCTTTTTTCTGGAATGTGCGTGCTCGcgtgccattgaaaacttttgaaTCTTGAGAGAATACCTTCTATGCTCAAGGGCCAGTTAACCTGAACTAAACGGAATGATCATTCCCATGAAGAGCATCTACAAATTTGTTTCATTGTGTCTTTTCTGCTAATCAAATAAGAAAGGTGGGCAGCAGCTTCTGACTCCCAATTAATTTCCCAACTCTATTGATTCCAAAATTTGGCGAATGTCTACCTTTGAAAGAGCAACGTTGCTCTTTTTCGATGAATGCTCATGAGGCGATAATTCAATGATTCATGCTAGGATTATTATGTAGCATCTTGATCATTTTCCTCAGCCAAATGGCCCACAAGATGCCAAATTGATAGAGAAGGGTTGCGAGGCCATGCAGCCTGTAACTCTAAAACTGAGGCATCAACAACAGAACCCTGACTAAACCAAGGAAAATACTCCAAATTCTACTAGAGGAAAATGAATGAGATGGTGATTTACCGTTTGTTCTGTTGAGCAAAGAAAAATACATCAAATCAGAAATCGAAGGTCTCTATGTTGAAAGTGGTTATTGCTCAGATTTTTTTTAAGCTACACAGTCCAACTAAAGCCAGACCTGTCGGTGAGAAAGGCAACAGTTCTTCACTAAGATAATTTCTACCTTTACATGATTAGTATTGATGGCCTGAAGTTGAATGTGAATTTCAGTTAttcaaatttcatgtttacctatatatacatttataggtaagaaatgaaaggaaaaagaAGGCAGGCTCCATAGGAAGATGCCTCAACCAGAGCTCACAGGAGCCTAAACCATGACCTGTACACAAGAAACTTGTAAGAAGAAGGAACAAAGATGTTCTCTTTCTATTTTGGCATTGGGGCTGTAGGTGTTGGATTTGGTGTCAAGTTTCAATAATCCGAACTGTTGATATTATCAATCTCCTTGTGAATGAAATGCCCAAAAGAAACTCTCAGATTGGAAATATTTCAGCCCATTGATCACTAGAAACTCTTTTCTTTTTAGTATGTACCCATCTTCTGTAACTGTTGTTCTTTAGCCAATGATAGGATCTTTTAATGTTAGAGATTTTTTGGGTATCACCCATGTGCAGCAAAGCCCcttttataaacagtttggaatgTTGCAACATGACCTCAGATCTAATGGCTAGTCCTTGCGTAAAAATAGCAATTCATGGGGATATAATGACTCAAAATCCCCATCTTCCTCcttttttagggaaaaaaaattgCAAGTGTACGTGCATATTGCATTGCAAGTGCAACAAGGGCACACCTGGTAAAGTGCAATATGAAATATCCAAAATGTTAATTTGGTTGGGCCTGTTATGAATTCTCCCTTGTGTAAAAATCAAGCACGTGTACTCATCTTCTAGTGGCTATTTCTTTCTACATGTTCTGTGCACTAGTGGAGAAAACTAGCCCAACTTTCTACATGTTCTATATGTAGCATGATCCACCTGATGAGCAGTTTGGATCTCACGTTTGTATATGCAAGTGTGAGTGAGCTAGTAGCAAGTGCACTCACAAGATTGCATTTAGCTCAAGTCCTTCCAGGTATGTGCCCTTGGTGCCAATCCTGCCTAATGAGTGGGCAGGCCTTATGGGAATTTTCCTGGCAGGGCCCACCTAAATGAATGCAGTGTGGGCGTGCGCATGGGAAAGAAACTCTTGAGAAGGAAGGGAGAGGAGGGGATTGAAAGGGGAAGGGTGAATTGGgaaaatgcaaaaagctaaaaaGTTTAACCTGTTATCTTTAATGGCAAGGTGTTGTTAGGACCGGTTTCCTAAACCGGAGGTGTTTGCTGGTATTAAGATATAAGCAGGGTGTAATTGGACCCTAAGCATGAAGGACGGGGATTGGTCCTCTCTTATTTTAATCTAAAGCTTATTTATGAGTTCCGTTAAGAAGTTATTTGGTGGTCCCCTGCCGGTTATTCTTTATGACTCATTCATAGTTGGTTGTGGATCTCCTGAGAACTTTTAGTATTTCTCAGGTTGGCACTGTGAAGAAAGCTGTAGACTCTGGAAAGCAGCAGAGTAATCTTGTTGGCACCAGTCTGAATGGGACGCGGCAAGAGCTAATGCGTCTTCCAAATGATCGTTCACATCAGGCAGGTCAATCCAATCAGTACAGAGCTCAAGACAATGATGATTTTGTCTCTTCGGAAACGGACAGGCAGATGCTTCTTATAAAGTAATgtttcattctttctttttctcgTCCTTTCAtgcttttttgtttcttttcttcactGTCTTATGTGGTGGTTGATAAATCATGAACAGTTAACGGTCACATCTGGTATTATGAACTGGTTTAAGTTGCTATTTGACTGCTACGTAGGGGCTGTAGTAAAATGAGTTTAGAATTTCAGTATTTGACTGCACTTTGATTGTTGTTAATTCCTGAAAAGCAAAGAAATTTCAGTATTTTATATGCCTTGCCTATAA
Coding sequences:
- the LOC131249214 gene encoding syntaxin-61, which produces MSSAQDPFYIVKEEIQESIDKLQNTFHLWEKTPSNTGERVHLLKELTASCESIEWQVDELDKAISVAAKDPSWYGINEVELDKRRRWTSTARTQVGTVKKAVDSGKQQSNLVGTSLNGTRQELMRLPNDRSHQAGQSNQYRAQDNDDFVSSETDRQMLLIKQQDEELDELSASVERIGGVGLTIHDELIGQERILEDLSLEMDSTTNRLDFVQKKVAMVMKKVSAKGQIMMIAFLVLLFIVLFVLVFFT